The segment CCTGGATTTTTGCTGTGGTACATTTTTCGATCTCGTCGGTGGATGACTTTTTCCGATCTTCGCCAGAACATCAGCCAGGGAGCAGCAGCACAACAACGGGCCCCTAAAGGGGCCCGTATGTTGTCGTGCTGCGCTCCCCACTCCCCGCGCAAGCAAACACACGAAGTAGAGCGTATGTCTGCTCGTCCTTCTGGAATCCAATTCACGGTGTGGCGACTCCGTTCTCCGAGGTGAATTCGCCTGATTGACTTTGCCGGCCACCCAACGTCACCTGCCATGCATCGTACTTCCTTCCGTTGCGAGTCACTGTGGTTCGTTCCACCAAGCGGCGGGTTTCCAGTTCCCGAAGACTTCGTCGGCAAGCATCGCTACGAGCCCCGACAGCTTGATGAAGCGCCGTGAGTGTTGTCCCTTCGCCCTCAGACAGCCCTACGAGATGGGTGAGGATCGCCTGCTCACGGTTCCGCTCCTGTTGGGCGCGGGGGCCCTGCAGCGAGCCTCTGGTCTCTGTCTCGTGGATCTCCTCGCGAGTTAGCACCTGCACATTCCACTCGCGGCCACGGAAGTTTTGGTCGAGTTGGCCTTCGTGGATGTCGAGTCCGTACAGACCACTTTGCCCGGCGCGGCCACCAAAGGCCATCCACAAGCGACAATGACCGGCCGAGGAGTCAAAAGGGACACGGTGATTGATCAGCAGCCACTGGGCCGCCCGCTCGGCCGATCCGGCGAACGACATGTCCTTAAGGGCTGGCACGGCCCCAGTTTTGACGGTCTTCGTGAAGTGATGCACGAACACCGGCGTAGCTCCTTCAGATTTGCACAGGTCTTCCAGTTCACTGATCCGTTCACCCATCTGAAACACATTGCCGGCCTCGGTATTCGTCCCGGATAGGGCAATCAGGTAAAAGGGGTCAAAGATCACCACTTGCGAACTGAAATCGCGAATCAGTTTTTTAACGCGTTGCTGGTCTTGTTTTGACGCTAGTTTTGGGGCCTCAAAAATCGTATGGAGATTGAGTTGATGGGCGGCTCTCCAACCCTCTGGCCGACGAGTACGTAGGCCACACGCCAACGTAGCTGGCCGACTGTCAGCGATTTCGTGGATTCGATTTCTGGTCACCCACATTCCTGACTCCGCGCTGAACAACAGGACGTGATCCACCGGTTCACATGGAAACGTGTTTAGAAATCTTGGCTCGATGGTGCCGTTCCTGGGCGTCGCCAAACCCACCGCTAGATCAACCGCAATGCCCGACTTGAGCGCTTTCATCGGTCCCGAGAGAAACAAGGTTTCGCCTGCGACCATCACACCGCGAACAAGCCACTGTGGCGGCTCGGCCACTTGGTCAAGTTCCTCCATCGAGAACGCCCTGAGACGACAACGATCGCCGCCCCGCATCCGCAGATCATCTGCAAGTACCTTTATCGCGTGGATCTTTTCGGTGGCCCTCACAGCCCTTAGCAGGTCGCACATCATGCCGGAAGCCGAAGCTATTTCTGTGGCGACACCGTACGTTGTGAGGTACTGGCCGACAACCTCGCTGGCAGCTGCCGGGTCGTCAGTGACGATCATCCCATCGGCAAACATCGGTGATACGAACTCGCGAACTCGACTCTCCAACCCCGGCATTTCTGTGAACTGTTCGCTCTCCACCACTCTGGTGACGATGGTGGCTAGCCCATCGGGCGTCTCGGGGATTCTTCGACCTGCCCTGTGCAACTTGTTGAGGGCGTCGATTAGTTGCTGGCCTGCATGCCCAAAGCAACGGTGCCACGTATCGAAATCCTCGCCGAACAGCCGGTCTTGTAAAGCAGGGCACCGTAGGATGTGGGCGAGGGCCACGATTTCGGCTTCTTGCCGGGCAGCGGATTCCCAGGGGTTTGAGTTCGACTGTTCCGGCAACCGGGCAACAGAGCTGGCATCAGAATTGTGATGGCCGTTGTTTTGAGGCGGCGTATTGGCCGTAATAGGTTGAGTGCGTATCATGTAATCAAAGTCCTCTTTTGCTGATAGGGGAATAAAGCTTTAGCCCCGTCCGGTAGTGCTGGTCACCGGCGGGGCTCTTTTGTGCTGGTCACTTCTTGCCCTGGTAGTTTCTCTCCTCAGACGCCCCATCAACCTCTGCAGACAACTGGAGGATAATGGCGGTAGTTAGCTTCTGTCGGGTGATGAACACCGCAAGAAAATGACGGGGATGATCGGGCGCGGTTGACGACGGGGTGCCGTATGGTAGTGGCTACGCGATCACAGTAACCCAGCCACTCGGAGTGTCTCGTCATCGACTTCGGGGGTGGGCGTAGCTGACTGCCGCAGCGAATCGGCGCGGCGCGCGAGAAAATCTCGAAAGGCAGCCTCAGTCGTGTTCCATCTGCCATTGCAGGGAACAGCAAGTAGCTTGATGCCGCGATCAACCCCCTTTTTGATCCATCGCCAGGTGGTTGGACCAGAAGGGCGTTTGCCTGTGATTTGTTGGGCGATAGCGGCGACGGGGCGGAGGTCGCCGTGTGCCAGCAGATCGTCGTTCAGGTTGGGATCGGTCATTTTGGACTCCTGTGTTGGGGAGTCCGCGCAGCAAAAAACCGTAGGCGCGGACTCCAATCGCAAGATCGGATGTCGCACACTACGGAAGTGCGCCGGCCGCCTTACGCGTGCCGGGGACCGTGTATCTGTGTGGCAGGTAGTCGAAACGGAAAACCTACGCTTCGTATCCTTGCAAAAAGTTACGGCCCGTCAAGTGTCCCTATCCGACTATTCGTTCGTCAATCTCGACTAGTATTCTCAACCCACTCGATGATGCGCTAGTTGGTTTACTGACTAATCGCCCCTTACTGGTTGGAGCAAATCGCCGATTGTCTTACGGTACACATAGATGTTCTGATTGTGTGAGAGCTCTCACGGCGCTATCGTCGTAACCTATTTTACAAAAGTGGCTTGCGATTGTCATAATCGCAAGGTGCAGTGTTTTTTCGGGATTCCCGCCGCCTCCACTTTGGCCGCATCTTACCGATTTCGGTAAGGTGCGGCTTTCTTTGTGTTTGGGAAGGCGAGCTATGCTGGAGATTGGCTTTAGAAGCTTGTATGTCTGATTTCGTGTCTGAATTCAATGTCGTAAGCGGAACGTCAAAACCGGTTTTGTAATTCGTGCTAAGGCAATGCGGTAGCTACTTTCGCCATCGAGGCTTGTCGCTCCCAATGGAATCTACGATTGCGCGACGTGACCATCGTCAGACTTAGACATTCGTGGGATGCTGCGTCAGTTCGTCAGGCTCCGACGCATGCGAACCAATGACTCGTTCGCACAAATCATGGTAAATCGAGTAGAACACCGGCACCATGTACAGCACCAGCAAGGTGCTGACCATCAGCCCGCAGGCGATGCTGGTGGCCATGGGAATTAGCATTTGAGCTTGTCGTGAAGTCTCGAACATCAGCGGCATCAGGCCGCCGATCGTGGTGACCGAGGTTAGCAGAACCGGGCGCAGGCGTCGTGCGCCGGCCTCTTGCAACGCTTGGTCGAGGGAGATTCCTTCTTTGACGCGGTGGTTGATGAAGTCGACTAGCACGATCGAGTCGTTCACGACGATGCCGCACAGTCCAACCAGGCCAAGCAAGCTAAAAAGCTCAAGCGGGCGTCCCAAGACCCAGTGGCCCAGGACAGCGCCGACCATCGCAAAGGGGATGATCGCCATGATCAGGAGGGGTTGGAAGTACGATTTGAATTCGATCGCCAGCAAAACCAGAATGGCCAAGAGGGCGACTCCAAACCCCATCATCAGGCTGCTGACCGACTCCTGGGTCTGCTCCTGCTGACCTTCCCAGCGGACGGAGACGTTCGGGTACTTCTCCTTCAGTTCTGGGACAAAATCGGCCTGAAGCGATTTCACGACGTCAAAGGCGTTCCCTTGGCTTTCATTGACGTCAGCGGAGATGGTGACGGTTCGCTTTTGATCGAGACGATTGATCTCGGAATAGCCGCGGACAATCTCGACATCGGCAAGTTCCGACAACGGGCGTTCGACGCCATCTTCGGTCCGAACCCAGATATCCTTGAAGTTCGAGAGGTTTTCGCGATCGCTACGGGGATAGCGAACCATGATCTTCACTTCATGCCGTCCCCGTTGAATGCGCATCACTTCGGCGCCGTAGTAGGCGTTTCGCAACGTGTTGGCCAGATCGGACGACGTAACGCCAAGCGGCATCGCATCTTCTTTGACGCGGACGCGATACTCCCATTTGCCAGGGATCGCATCGTCGGCGACGTCAAAGACGCCGGGGAACTTGGCGAGCTTTTCCTTGCAGGCTTCCACTGCTCCGCTCAGTTGTTCGGCATGAGCGCTGCTCGCCATCAATTTGAATTCGATGGGAGTGCCGCCAGGACCGCTGAACATCGTCTCAAACGTAAGGCTGTCGACGCCGGGGATGTCCCCCACCGCAGTTCTCCAGAGCGAGAGGATTTCGGCGCTGGACAAATCACGGTCCTTACTGCTTACAAGTTCGACTTCGACGCTCCCCTTGTTGCTAGCGCCGCTGGTCGCCGCGCTCGTTCCCGGCGGTCCGGTCGAAACCTGCGATCCCACGACGCGGCAATAAGTTTGCGCCAGCGGCTTCCCCTGGGCGGCATATTCGGCGTCGATCTTTTCAAAGGCTTCGGTAATTCGCTTCGTCCAGCGATCGGTCTCGCCAACCGGCGTACCATCAGGAAAGGTAACGGAGCAGACCAGGTTCTTGCTGTCGATCTTCCCGAGAAAGACAAACGGCACGATGCCGGAACGGATCAATCCGCCCGAGGCGATGAGAAGGCCGATGATGGTCGCTACCGAAATCAACTTGTTCGCGAGCACCAATCGTAACGTCGGCAAGTAGAAACGTTCGATAAACGCATCCAATGCTTTCGACGTCAACCCATTCAGCCAGCCAATCACATGGACGAGCCAGAGAAAGGGATAGAAAACGACCCGGATGATGCGGAAGACAAGGCTGTCATGATGGCTCATGTGAGACGGCAGAATCAAAAACGATTCCAGCATCGAGACGAATAACATCGACAACAGCGCAACCGGCATGACGCTGAGCATTTTCCCCATTTGACCAGTTACGAACATCAGCGGAACGAACGCTGCTACGGTCGTCAGCACCGCCGTGATCACCGAGGGAACGACTTCAATCGTGCCGTCGTAGGCGGCCTGCACGGGGGATTTTCCCATTTGTTGATGAGCGTGGATATTTTCGCAGACGACGATCGCATCATCGACGACAATGCCCAGCGCCATGATGAACGCAAACATCGAAAGCATGTTGAGCGAGCTGCCGGAGAAGTAGAGATACGATCCGGTCACAAAGACGCAAAATGGGATCCCGACCGCGACCCAGAATGCGGCTCGCAGGTCCAGGAACAGCGCCAAGAGAAACCCGACCAACGCCAAGCCTTGAAGGCCGTTAACGATCAGCAACTGCACGCGTTCGCGAACGTCAACCGACTGGTCGCTCCAAGTGACTAGGTGATAGCCCGCCGGCAATTCCGCGGTTTTGACGTAGTCGTAGACGGCGTCGACGACCGCCAACAGGTCATCCGTCTTGTTACGTACGACGGAGATCGCCAAGCCTGGTTCGCCATTGATCTCGCAGATTGCGGCGGTGTCGGTAAACTCATCGCGGACGACGCCAATCTCTCCGATCGTCAGGACAGTGCCGCTATTGCCAGAAAGGAGGGGCAAGTCGGCGATTTCGGAGCCGTACAATCGCCGACTATGCCCACGTAGCAAAATCTCTTGCGAGTCGTCCCGAATCGTTCCGCCGGGTAGCTCGTAGTTTTCCTTGGCGACGATGGAAGCGACCTTCGAGAGCGAGAGACCATAGGCCCGCAGGCGTTCTTCCGGAATTTCGATGTCGATCTGATAGTCTTTGGCCCCGGAGATTTCGATGTCGGCAACCCCAGGCAGCCCAAGCAGGTCTTCCCGCACCA is part of the Blastopirellula sediminis genome and harbors:
- a CDS encoding efflux RND transporter permease subunit, yielding MKSLVRWAMQNQPAMNILMIAAIVGGLYFTSKLNRELFPEFEMETIQVSVSYPGATPDEVEQGICQKIEEAVRSVNGIRKVTSTATEGSASVSIELRSNVADPDRVLNEIRSEVDRITSFPDMAEDPEVRRQTRQETAIRVGLIGPPPTSVDAALKLREVAELVREDLLGLPGVADIEISGAKDYQIDIEIPEERLRAYGLSLSKVASIVAKENYELPGGTIRDDSQEILLRGHSRRLYGSEIADLPLLSGNSGTVLTIGEIGVVRDEFTDTAAICEINGEPGLAISVVRNKTDDLLAVVDAVYDYVKTAELPAGYHLVTWSDQSVDVRERVQLLIVNGLQGLALVGFLLALFLDLRAAFWVAVGIPFCVFVTGSYLYFSGSSLNMLSMFAFIMALGIVVDDAIVVCENIHAHQQMGKSPVQAAYDGTIEVVPSVITAVLTTVAAFVPLMFVTGQMGKMLSVMPVALLSMLFVSMLESFLILPSHMSHHDSLVFRIIRVVFYPFLWLVHVIGWLNGLTSKALDAFIERFYLPTLRLVLANKLISVATIIGLLIASGGLIRSGIVPFVFLGKIDSKNLVCSVTFPDGTPVGETDRWTKRITEAFEKIDAEYAAQGKPLAQTYCRVVGSQVSTGPPGTSAATSGASNKGSVEVELVSSKDRDLSSAEILSLWRTAVGDIPGVDSLTFETMFSGPGGTPIEFKLMASSAHAEQLSGAVEACKEKLAKFPGVFDVADDAIPGKWEYRVRVKEDAMPLGVTSSDLANTLRNAYYGAEVMRIQRGRHEVKIMVRYPRSDRENLSNFKDIWVRTEDGVERPLSELADVEIVRGYSEINRLDQKRTVTISADVNESQGNAFDVVKSLQADFVPELKEKYPNVSVRWEGQQEQTQESVSSLMMGFGVALLAILVLLAIEFKSYFQPLLIMAIIPFAMVGAVLGHWVLGRPLELFSLLGLVGLCGIVVNDSIVLVDFINHRVKEGISLDQALQEAGARRLRPVLLTSVTTIGGLMPLMFETSRQAQMLIPMATSIACGLMVSTLLVLYMVPVFYSIYHDLCERVIGSHASEPDELTQHPTNV
- a CDS encoding AAA family ATPase gives rise to the protein MIRTQPITANTPPQNNGHHNSDASSVARLPEQSNSNPWESAARQEAEIVALAHILRCPALQDRLFGEDFDTWHRCFGHAGQQLIDALNKLHRAGRRIPETPDGLATIVTRVVESEQFTEMPGLESRVREFVSPMFADGMIVTDDPAAASEVVGQYLTTYGVATEIASASGMMCDLLRAVRATEKIHAIKVLADDLRMRGGDRCRLRAFSMEELDQVAEPPQWLVRGVMVAGETLFLSGPMKALKSGIAVDLAVGLATPRNGTIEPRFLNTFPCEPVDHVLLFSAESGMWVTRNRIHEIADSRPATLACGLRTRRPEGWRAAHQLNLHTIFEAPKLASKQDQQRVKKLIRDFSSQVVIFDPFYLIALSGTNTEAGNVFQMGERISELEDLCKSEGATPVFVHHFTKTVKTGAVPALKDMSFAGSAERAAQWLLINHRVPFDSSAGHCRLWMAFGGRAGQSGLYGLDIHEGQLDQNFRGREWNVQVLTREEIHETETRGSLQGPRAQQERNREQAILTHLVGLSEGEGTTLTALHQAVGARSDACRRSLRELETRRLVERTTVTRNGRKYDAWQVTLGGRQSQSGEFTSENGVATP
- a CDS encoding DUF1580 domain-containing protein codes for the protein MTDPNLNDDLLAHGDLRPVAAIAQQITGKRPSGPTTWRWIKKGVDRGIKLLAVPCNGRWNTTEAAFRDFLARRADSLRQSATPTPEVDDETLRVAGLL